Below is a window of Streptomyces sp. NBC_01429 DNA.
GCCACTGCGGTAGGAGGTGCCAGCCTGCTCCACCGCCGTCGCGATGTCCGTGAGATTCCTCTGGATTTCGGCGGCGTCATCGTTCCACTGCTTCTGGCCCGCGTTGTACGCCTCCCTCGCCTCGCCCTCCCACAGCTGAGAGATCGATTCGATCTTGGCCTTGATGGCGTCCAGGCTGTTCTGGAGCTTACCGGCCTGCGTCCTGATCGAGCCGGCCGCTTCGTCGAGTGACGAATACTTGACGATCATCGTGCCAT
It encodes the following:
- a CDS encoding WXG100 family type VII secretion target, which encodes MSDDGTMIVKYSSLDEAAGSIRTQAGKLQNSLDAIKAKIESISQLWEGEAREAYNAGQKQWNDDAAEIQRNLTDIATAVEQAGTSYRSGDKKAAANFM